The sequence below is a genomic window from Cicer arietinum cultivar CDC Frontier isolate Library 1 chromosome 6, Cicar.CDCFrontier_v2.0, whole genome shotgun sequence.
TGACAAGATTATTCAATGATATCAATaattattaacaattttttttataaaattcataacatgtctgaatttcaaaaaaaaaaaaaaaaacctatgattACAAAAGatctacaattaaaaaatatattaagatattaattttaatattcaatttttaaaaaatgaatcacAATTCTAAAAAAATCGGTAACTTACTTACAAAATAGTATCAACAATGAACTAAAGACAAATACGTTACATAATTCATAGTCACAATGATATACATAGATAATGATTCTTTGATTgctaaagaagaaaaagaataaaaaatgaatgacttgcaaaaaaaaaaaaaaaacaagttattTAAGATCGTTTTCTTTGGTAGGGatcaaataatttctttttaattattgacaaggaacaaattattattttttaattattattagagaTTTAATTGTCTTTTATATTTATGGTAGTTTATGTAGAAAAAGGATTgtctcaatttatttttaaaaaaaaattaaaagttttctatatttttctcaaaaattaaattgaatcatataatttttctcaagaAACGAATCTCCACccgaaaaaatattttttaacaataattattgaaaaataaacttaCCCACAGGCATAACTATAACAtcaaaaacaacttttttttttaatcataaacaAACATGTCCATGTTTAAAAGAAAACTCTGTTAAAAGGAAACAGAATTTCCAAAGGATGACATGTCACAGAATCACCCCTTGTCAACTCAAAAATAAATGGTGCTCAAACATGAAAGCATATAATCAGAAAATAGCTTCCTAAATATCAAGATGCTCAAGTTTGTTTGCCACAAAAATAGTCATCAGGAAAAGTTTACATGGTTACACTAGGGCAATGAAAGATGAAATtgagctttaaaaataattaaataactaattaaataaaagtttaaatatacttttaatctTTACAGATATATCACGTTTTagttttatgtaaaaatattatttcctgTGTAATTATACTTTTCTAGTTCTTGGTATTTTCTTTCTAATCCTtgcaaatataaatattttgcttttagtccatataaatactaaattaatttttattttaaggaactaaaatcaaatattttatgtattacaAATATCAATATAGATATGAATAAAATTTGCATAGACTAAAAGCAAAACCCTGAGGACCAATAGCAAAAAGTGTGTTTTGCACAAACTAAAAAAGTATTACAGGatcgaaaataaaatataaaaaatatatatttattacgaCTAAGTATAATTAAACCTTAAATACATAGGAATCTGCACGATTCAACCTGGCTCAAGCCCAGAGTTAAGACAAACCCTCGCTCCTTTGGGTTTTTGGTGTTGTTGCTACGAGTGATTTATCCTGAATTTCAATAGATGAAACAAGCATGCAAAGAGAGTGCACAAACCCTTTGCTACAACATTACAATGTTAATAGGAAGCTGAGCCAATAACTAGCAACATATGAAggcaaataaaaaaaactaattgacTAAAAAAAACTAGTGATTAATTATCATGCACTACCTCTAAAACTTCTTAAAACATGCATCAATCAAAACACACAATGTCACTATATTATGTTGTGTCTAAAACTTATCCACAAATATCTACATAGTAAGATGTGAATAGATGTATATgtaaaaaaagttttacactaatcatgcatataaattaatttctaaaaatcatGAGAAAATATATTATGGAGATATGTAACAAAATGTAAAATCAAATCTACTCTTTTAATCTTTCAATCGATAATTATAACCTCGAATTTTTCCCCACCCCTCAATAAGAGGAGCCAAATTTGTAACATAAACTGAGGATCCATCATGGTAGAAGAAACTAACATTAATATCTGAAGTTTAATTACCCATTagtcatatataaactataccCATTAAATGAATTTCTACAAGAGATTTGGCAACATTTCGGTATCCTGTCAGCACCAACAAAGCATTATTCACTTCACATGTTGACCTAGACTTAGGGTCTGCCCCTCTTCATGCTGCATGATGGGCATTTGTATTGCTTTATGCTCTCAGCTTTTGCGGGAGTAATCTTCACGCATTTTCCATGGTACCACCTCTCACATATATCACAGCCAATCCAAAATTCATCCGCGTTGTAGTTTCCGCCGCAGGTCCCACAAAGGGTTTCACTGTGTTCGTCTTCTTCCTCCTCGTAACCTTGATCATCTGCCAACTTTGGGTTGCTTTTAACTTGCCCATCACTTGATCTCTACAGGTAAATGAACAAACATGTATCATATAGCAGCAACATGACAAGATTTAGCACCCTGCAAAACCTTTAATTCATAGCAGTGTTGTCAACCGCAGATTGCAAAAAATAGCATTAGTTCAAATCAAATTCCACTACGGTACAGTGCTAAAGCGCTGCTATAGCCACTATTTGACAAATACTTTGTACTAAATTGCATATCACTTAACAATAATGGTTTGTTAAATCGCATAGCACCACTAAAGCCGCAACATTGATTCATAGTCATACAGTACGGGTACAAGTGGCACAATAACATGAAACAAACACCATGATCAAAGTGTTTCTAAAATGCATGACTAGTATAATTTAATTGCACTTTTCATAAATAAACGCATAAGCAAAAGGGAAAGTAATGTGATTTGAACAGTGTGATAAGTTATGAACTTAGTTTAAAAAACCACAACTGTTTCAGTTTTTTGCCTGTACTCAAAGCTGCTTCAGAATTTTAACCAAGTAAACAACGACCACAACAAATAAACAGGTCatacattttattattgtttgtttgtgtttgatttagGAAATAAACACCAAGAGAAAGAGAGAACAATCAAATAgctttaaaaagataaaatattattgatatctCTACTTTCATTATAAACTTCTATAACGCACAGCCATTACTAAGCTAGCTGAGTATGAACAAACCAACTTGGGAGTGAGAGAGAATACTACACATAACAATTTAGTGTTGTCAATAGCAGATAGCGAAAAATAGCAATTTGTACTGAGCAATAGTGCTATAGCACCGCTAtagctgctatttgacaacatttaGCACTAAATAGCATATCGCAAAACAATAGTGATTTGTTCAAGTTTTGCAATGCTGTAGCGCTATATTGCCATTATAGTTGCTATTTAACAGTACTACAACAATTACACTAACCTTGGTGCTGCCCCGAGATTTGCTTCCACTGTCTACAGTGGGCTTGTCCTTTATTGGCTTCCTCTCAGTTACAACTTCAAAAACAGTAGGAAGATCATTGATCAAGCTAAATAAGCGTTTCCTGCCATGAATCAGTAAAACCGTAAATAGAAAGAGGGAGCCATATTCCCGTTTCAAAAAAGTTGAGGTAAAATGCTAAAAAACAATAGTATTAACGGGGATAAAAGATAAAGCACACAAGTTATTCAACATAATTGTTCAATTGCAAATTAAAGCTAAAAGTTACAATAGTGTCTCCTTTCACACAAGCTATTGAGCATGGAATGGACCAGTCGTGATGGTACCAGAACACCACACCTAACCTGCTCACCAACCTCAAGTTTCATGATTTTGTAGGCAGATGTTAGTGGTTAATTACTTAATTTGTTAGGGGCAGGGGGATTTGTTAGCAGTAGGAATCGGACTCTGGACCTCCATCTCAATACACCTTTGGAGACAAGTTTCTTGAATTcaatgaattttgaatttatgaaTGAGAAGGGGTTCTTCTGTCAATGTTGCtaggaaataaaaaatttcttatcCCATCCATAGAACACATATATAAACTTATCCAGAATCACTACATATAACCATTGATGCAATTCAGCAACTACTACAATTACAAGCCTTGGTTTTCATCATTTCACACAGAGCTCAAGCCTGTGAATTACAAATAACAAACCAAAACTAACTGAAATTATTATGATAACCACATTACTAACTGCCTATAAATAGTACCTTTCATTGCGGTTAAGACGAGCTCCAAGATAAAAGGCCACAGAAAGCAACCACGAATCACTGTGCACAGCAACAAGGGAAAGCCAGTCCCTTCGATTCATGCCATCTCTTGCAAAATTGATTCCGAGAGCTGGCTCCGGAAGCTCAGGTGGAACTTCCTCTGCTGGAAGAGTCACTTCCCATGATTCATTTGGATGTCCATAGAGACACAAGTTATCCTtatcttaaaacaaaaaaaacgcAATAGAGAAACTTTGAAGTCAGTGAAACAACTCAGATTCATAATTATCATTACAAAaaccataataattaataactaaCAGCATTTCCATTTCAGCATGAATCTAACTCAACCACATAGGTtctgttaaataaataaaaactggATCTGTCTCAGAAGAATAAAACCAATTCTATTCAAGCTtaaaacattttcattatcacaAGACTAAAACACCAAAAACAACTAGAGTTATTACCATACCAAATCACACTATTGTCAAATAGTTAGCATTGCCTCAATCATAGCATATATATAGTGATTTACTCAACTCAACTCAAAGGAGCAAGATCCGAAAAatttatgaactaaatcaattaCCAGCctataattaacaaaaaatatatattaattagttagttcatcaatttatttatttattttattaataataaaattaacctGTCT
It includes:
- the LOC101507216 gene encoding PHD finger protein ALFIN-LIKE 1-like translates to MEMASSPRTVEEIFKDFSSRRDGIVRALTQDVDEFYALCDPDKDNLCLYGHPNESWEVTLPAEEVPPELPEPALGINFARDGMNRRDWLSLVAVHSDSWLLSVAFYLGARLNRNERKRLFSLINDLPTVFEVVTERKPIKDKPTVDSGSKSRGSTKRSSDGQVKSNPKLADDQGYEEEEDEHSETLCGTCGGNYNADEFWIGCDICERWYHGKCVKITPAKAESIKQYKCPSCSMKRGRP